Genomic segment of Arachis hypogaea cultivar Tifrunner chromosome 16, arahy.Tifrunner.gnm2.J5K5, whole genome shotgun sequence:
TTTTAGAAATGGCCATTcatgtaaataattatttattaaaaagatgTTCTACGACATGGAAAGGACTATGGTTTTAAATTAGTAAAgaccaatttatattttatatgccCAAAATAATCTAAACTAAATTATAGTAGTACTAAAACTCCCCAAGATGGCATAGTACATCAATGAAACTATTTCCCCTGAATATATACATTATCAGAAGTTATGTTATGCCCAAACAAAGTGTCACATTTTAATGGTGGAGAAAGAGAGAGCCTCTTATGGAAAGGCCTAAAAAAGTTGCCATTTACTTAAAGACAGAAATTATTTATTATGCTCTTCTAATTACAAACTTAAACTCTCTTCCCCTCAAGGAAAACAGCTTTTCTCCCacacattattaatttattatatcctCAAATAAAAAGGATAATGCAAACTATTGGAACTCCCAACTTCAAGGCCTTACATCCAATCAATTTAGCTTTATTTTagataaaagagaaatattagacTTCTTTTACTATTGAACTTCCATTTCCAGCACGCAAACatgtcttctttttttctttcttctttcttccagaCAAATATCAAAAGGATACACATATAataattggaaacaaaattttgttttgttaaatcaaattattataagcCTTTTGATTCACCACTAACCAAATGCTTCAAACTTTCTTTTTTCTATCTAAGCAATATAGACAGTCTTtccaaatttttaaattcatcGAAAAAACACAAATTTTGAACCATTTTTTGGTTTGagaaaccataaacccaaaaaaGGGTGGCCATAATAACAACCTTAACAGCCAAGAAACGAGAAGATTTCCATATATAACATTGAGAAAGTTCTCTTTCATTCCTTTGATCCTTTCACCATCCTCACCTTGAACATCATTCCACAATGCCCAAGTATAGTGATACTTAAATTTCTGAAATAAGAATGCACTATTTCTGAAACAAACGTCACCTTTGAGTACCAAGGTAAATAATTCTTAAGGAAAGTGCTCTTCTTCACAATTTGTGAGTAATTCAATTTCATATTCTCtatcattttaataaaaatccTTGAAGAAAGTTGAGATGGATAACACCCCGTCCACACCTGGGAAGTTCAAGATGGAGAAAGGTTCATATTTTCATAGGCCTCGGTGGCACACTTCCTTAGCGAAGCTGGCATTTTGGTCCTTCGTGTTCTTGGGTCTAatgttcatcttcttctttagaACCCCATCAATACCTTCACCATCATCGCTTCCAACAGACCATTCACGCAGGTCCCTAAGGACCTATAACAATTTTGGTGCAGCATGGGAGAAGAGGGTTCGTTCTTCTGCAAGAATTAGGTCCCCGAATGGGGTGTCTGTGCTTGTAACTGGTGCTGCAGGTTTTGTTGGAACCCATGTCTCTGCTGCACTCAAACGTAGGGGTGATGGAGTACTTGGCCTTGACAACTTCAATGATTATTATGATCCGTCGCTAAAACGTGCACGCCAAGCTCTCTTAGAGCGTACTGGGGTCTTCATTGTTGAAGGAGACATTAATGATGTTGACCTTCTCAAGAAACTCTTTGAGATTGTGGCTTTCACCCATGTAATGCATTTAGCTGCTCAAGCTGGTGTCAGGTATTGTTTATTCTAGAATTAATTAGAGACTTATGTGTTCCTATGAAAAAAGGGTTAGGAATTTATCTGCCTTTTACATTTTTGACAACTCTTGAAGCTTTTAGAGAACTAATATGCATCAATATTTGACATAGGTATGCGATGGAAAACCCGGGATCATATGTTCATAGCAACATTGCAGGTTTTGTGAATTTGCTTGAGGTTTGTAAGTCTATGAATCCACAACCTGCTATAGTATGGGCATCTTCAAGCTCAGTATACGGATTGAACACCAAAGTTCCATTTTCCGAAAGGGATAGAACTGACCAACCTGCAAGCTTGTATGCTGCAACTAAGAAAGCAGGTGAAGAAATTGCTCACACATATAATCACATCTATGGACTTTCCTTAACAGGGTTGAGGTTCTTCACTGTTTATGGCCCTTGGGGAAGACCTGATATGGCCTACTTCTTTTTCACAAGGGATATCTTGAAGGGCAAGTCAATTCCGATCTTTGAAGCGGCGAATCATGGAACGGTTGCTAGAGATTTCACTTATATTGATGACATTGTGAGGGGTTGTTTGGGAGCATTGGATACTGCAGAGAAGAGTACTGGTAGTGGAGGGAAGAAAACCGGACCGGCTCAGTTGAGGGTGTTCAATTTAGGGAATACTTCGCCGGTGCCGGTTTCGGAACTTGTGAGCATTTTGGAGAGGCTCTTGAAAGTTAAGGCAGAGAGAAACATAATGAAGTTGCCAAGAAATGGTGATGTTCAGTTTACTCATGCAAACATTAGTTATGCTCAGTCAGAGTTTGGTTATAAACCAAAAACGGATTTGCAGAATGGTTTAAAGAAATTTGTTCAATGGTACATCAATTACTATTCTGATGGCAAGAAAGCTGATCAGTGAATGATTTTATGGTAGGATCGTAGGAGGGTAAATTTGGGAGAACAATAAAATACAGTCAACATGCATCTTGAGTTataattgtttgattttttatgtgaattttttgACTGATTTTTATTGTACCCTACTATAATTCTTGTGGTTGTACTTTGGCATTTCTGTTCTGTTGCTTGTTCAATGTGCTCTTCATATGTGACAAAGATGGCTTATGAGGAGGTTCATTGTTTCCTGCATTGAGGAAGTCTTGTTCATGCTTGGAGACTAACTAATGCCTTGGCACCTAGTATCAAATAGGAAGAATCACATTCTTCTCTTTAGTCTTTTCCCTAAATGTAATTATTCTTGTAACATTAGAAAATGTAGCATTCATTGAAAGTGTATATGCTTTTTGTTTGTTGTCACTAGAACAGTATATGCTGATTTCAGGCCATGTAATATTttgagaaatttaaattttagtttacaTAAGTTTACAACTTCAGTTTGATTGATATTGaaaatttcaatatatatatgatGCATATTAGTGGTTTAGAGAATGAGAGTTAGAATCTAGGTCTCTTTTAATTTTGCTTGAGTAATCTTAGAATTGAATGGGATTTTTGAATTATGTAAAGTTACTTCGAAAGAAAAGtaagagatatttttattttgtctcttgtAAAAAGAAGGATTCAGAACAAAATTGTGTACAAGTTATATAAATCTAGCTGGATAGAATAATTAGGAGATTATTTTGTTTATCCCTAAGGTATAAAACTAGAAACAGAGAAGAGACGGAGAAGTGACACAGCCATATATCCTGATTCAGCTACTCAGTGCAATGTAGcttacatctagtctccatcatAACAATGACGAAATTTCACTATTTTTGAATAAGATTACATTCACCAATTTTTCTAAGATTCTACCAAATTCTATCTGGGACAAACTCAACTTCTACCCAATCCAGATTTGACTAGAAACTCACCTTAACTTTCAACTGCAAAGTACTCACCCAACTTATAAGAGAATCTTCTCAGGATCATgaaaacaaaacagaaatacatataaaaaatttctGAAATAAGCATTGACTTTTTTCCAAGTCTAACTCTCTCTACTTTTTTTCACTCAATAACTTTTTCTTACATTTCTCATTGTAATGTCTTTTACTattgaaacaaagaaaaattaaactgAGAAAACATAATATTCAATAAGAATCATAGAGGAGAAGAATAAATAGCTCTGTAAGCTATGAGAACCTAAATTTTGTGCTCTTACTCCTTGAATCAATCTCTAGCCGTTCACCCCTTTAATACCAGCTGTCAAGGAATTGCTACCTATGGTTCACCACAAATTTTGCAGATGGCATTTATGATAGAATTTCAATAAATAATAGAAGGAGTTGGAGTTGAGAGGCATGTTGTGGGACTGTGTTAGGGAAACTACCTGCTACGGATTTGAACAGAAGATGAATAGactaaagaagaaaaatgaagaggCATAGGCATACTTGGACAAGTGGCCTAAAGAGTCATGGACAAGAGCATTTTTTAGTCATGGATCGAAGATGGACAACATCTGTAACAATGGCGGTGAGGTATTCAAGAATTAAGGAGTTAAGAGCGAAGCCAATTGTAAAACTACTAGAGGAGGTTCGGATATTTATAATGAGGTCAATTGTCAAAAATAAAGTGAAATTATCTCACCATATTGGCAATGTGCCCCCCATCCAACAAAGTTGGCTGCAGAAGATCAGGAAAGATTCGCTAAAATGGGCACCTATATGGTGTGGAAATGATGGCTATCAAAGATTTGAAATGCACGGCTGACGTAGCAGTTGATTTAAGTAAAAGCATCTGCACTTGTAGATTCTAGCAGATAATAAGTCCAACATGATTCTTTAGTTAACATTTTTAATTTGTGCATTTAAGAGTTTTAGattataactaattaaaaattgaatCTGTAGGCATATCGTGTGTCCATGCATGTGTAGCAATTTTAAGGATAAACAAAAATTTCGAAGACTTTTGTCATTATTGGTTGACTATGGAGACATATAGGACTATATATATGCATTCTTTAAATCCAATACCGGGTgagaaattgtgaaaaaaaatatgaatacaaCAAGTCTCAAACACCTAAAAGTAGGAGAAGGCCAGAAAACCTTaagaagaaaaggagaaaggACACTGATGAAGAGCCTTCAGACAGTAGGAAGTCTAAAACTGCAACAAAGTTAAAGAGGATGTACAAAGAATTCACTTATATCTACTGTGGTGTTAAAAGATACACTAAAAGAAGCTGTTTTCATAGAAAAGCTGATGATATTGTTTGTGCTCTTCTTGCTGCTGCAGCAGCTGTTGTAGCtaaatccaaatcccaaaatgGAGCTAACGCAAATGCACCAAATGATGCTGCGACAACTGCTGGTATACAAACTGTGGATGCTCCACAGGCTTCAGAGATTGCCATCACCCAACCCACTTGTTCACAACCAGAAACTATAGAGCAGGTAACATTATATAACAcattaattaattacattaattttgtaACTTAATCTATCAAATACTTCCATTTACATGTAGGtgcctccacctccacctccactcaCAAGGCTGGATAAGCTACTGCATAACGAAGAGCAACTTCGAGTGTGGACCCAATGCAAAGAGCTAGTTCTAGTACAACATTAAAGTTGACAggatttatgaattttttttttactctggGCTTTAAAGCacaaaagaagaaatagagattAAATTATATTGTCTTTTGTGGATGAATTTGATAAATGTAATCCGATGTGTTTTGATGTTGTTTTGTGGCTGAAGTTTGTGTCAGTGGTTATTTATGTCTTTTGTAATGTCTTATATAAGGCTGTATTTTAGAACCTTTTAAATAgtctttttgttttgtgtctgtAATGATGATACTCTAGACATCATTCTTGGTTTATCATGAGTTAAAATGCTCACTATCATGACTATGGTTGACCTATGAGATCAGATTCAAAGTTTATTATTATACCTTATTTTGCAATTTAGAGATTTAGTATATATATGACAAGTTGGTTCATTAGTTTTAAGTGCAGATTTGTAAAATACTTAATCAGTctcttgtttatcattgtatttaccATTTTATTTTACAGGTTTAGTAACTTCTAATTTACAGAATCGTACATATTTATAATAGGAcaatttacatatttaaaatatttggaaGAAAATATTACGCAATTACAACTTTTTAAAATACTAGACACAATTATAActttcttaattatatataaaccGCGATACCGTGCCGCGGATTAGAATGGCACGATTTACATTGAATTTGGCTTGTGCATAAACTGCTACATCCTGTAGGAGTTTATATTAACTTTTGTAAACACAGAATCCGCTACACTCTGTAGCGGTTTCTGAAGGAATGACGTCGACAAAGAAACCGCGATACCCTGTAGCGATTTCTTCTTCTCCCAAGCATTGTCTCTTACTTTAGCAAATATGTAAATGAATGATGAATGTGAGCTCTTACTAATAGAGCTCTTAACAATCCCAAGTTTTATTTTGTATTGGgctttgtaaaatttgtaattataattatgatataatatgtttattattaaaatttttgcatAATATGAATTATGATCCTatcaaaaagaataaattaaatgaaaaactaATTATAAGTAATAATGGaatcataaataatgaaaatttatagtttaaaataatactaaattaaagaatactgatagtactaaaaaaattatagaatattttctttttgtttgacattataaaatttaaaaaagtttttaagTATACCAGTATATCGGTAGTATTTCAGTGATTTTTAActattgatcttaattataaatatattttataattaagattagtggttcaacggttaaaaatcattaaaacacCAATGTACCATTACAtttgaaaattttcttaaaaattatagtactttctttcatatttttattttttattgtatttattttatttatatgataaataatttttatattatttcttttagtattctaatttttcatgtatataattattttttgtaattcttattatttatttgttcatgttaacttttttttatcattttctgtCCTTTATATCCAAAAAAAGTTAATATGAAcaaagaaataataagaattacaaataataataataatatgcatgaaaaattaaaatattaaaaaaataatataaagattATTTATCATATACTTaagatcataaaaaaaattatatatataattaagatcaatggTTAAAAATCACTGAAATACCGATTTACCggtatatttgaaaatttttttaaattttataatatcaaacaaaaaaaatattctataattttttttagtagtattagtactctttaatttagtattattttaaactataaattttcattatttataattctattgttacttataattagtttttcatttaatttatcctttttgatagaatcataattcatatcaaaattttgataataaacgtattattatatcataattataattacaaattttacaaaggcgaaaacaaattaaaacttgGAATTATTAAGAGCTCTATTAGTCTATTATTAAGAGCTCACATTCATcattcatttgcatatttgttaaAGTAAGAGATAATGTTTGGGAGAAAAAGAAGCCGCGACAGGATATGGCAATTTTTTCATG
This window contains:
- the LOC112755260 gene encoding UDP-glucuronate 4-epimerase 3-like produces the protein MDNTPSTPGKFKMEKGSYFHRPRWHTSLAKLAFWSFVFLGLMFIFFFRTPSIPSPSSLPTDHSRRSLRTYNNFGAAWEKRVRSSARIRSPNGVSVLVTGAAGFVGTHVSAALKRRGDGVLGLDNFNDYYDPSLKRARQALLERTGVFIVEGDINDVDLLKKLFEIVAFTHVMHLAAQAGVRYAMENPGSYVHSNIAGFVNLLEVCKSMNPQPAIVWASSSSVYGLNTKVPFSERDRTDQPASLYAATKKAGEEIAHTYNHIYGLSLTGLRFFTVYGPWGRPDMAYFFFTRDILKGKSIPIFEAANHGTVARDFTYIDDIVRGCLGALDTAEKSTGSGGKKTGPAQLRVFNLGNTSPVPVSELVSILERLLKVKAERNIMKLPRNGDVQFTHANISYAQSEFGYKPKTDLQNGLKKFVQWYINYYSDGKKADQ